One segment of Polyangiaceae bacterium DNA contains the following:
- a CDS encoding Hsp70 family protein: MTLAFGIDLGTTHTALASANVTDESPPKVEPVTQLVARNEVDARPLLPSFLYFASDGEDALALPWATERRFCVGAHARARAVEAPDRVVSSAKSWLCHPGIDRRAAALPANAADDIEAISPVEASFRFLDHLAEALQARPGPSLAEHPVILTVPASFDAAARDLTVEAAYAAGLDQLTLLEEPQAALYAWLAAHQANFRDHLRPDDVVLVIDIGGGTTDFSAIRCVERNGELELERVAVGDHILLGGDNMDLTLAHVALQRARGGGGTQDRLQLASLAHACRNAKERLFAEPELQSVPVAVAGRGSALMGNVVRSEVTRADVESSLIQGFFPRVDAAAQPAQRARTGLTRLGLPYASDPAITKHLAAFLCKNAELGSSSTLLRPTAVLFNGGVVKAQAVRDCIVQTLNGWLERDGAPALRVLPGDDPELAVARGAAFYARVRAGKGLRIRGGTARAYYIGIESPAPAVPGLEPPMIAMCVSPFGMEEGTHAELPAHELGVIVGEPVQFRFFGSTARRHDAAGATLESWSDAELQELSPLEVTLPAEGREAGDVVPVHLEAQVTPVGTLLLEAVPFEPKQADERWKVELGVRSHDSD; this comes from the coding sequence ATGACCCTGGCTTTCGGCATCGATTTGGGGACGACGCACACGGCACTAGCCAGCGCGAACGTCACGGACGAGTCACCACCAAAGGTGGAGCCCGTGACTCAGCTCGTCGCGCGCAACGAAGTGGACGCGCGGCCACTACTGCCGTCCTTTCTCTACTTCGCGAGCGACGGCGAGGACGCGCTAGCTTTGCCCTGGGCAACGGAGCGTCGCTTCTGCGTCGGCGCGCACGCGCGCGCGCGCGCCGTCGAGGCACCCGATCGCGTCGTATCCAGCGCCAAGAGCTGGCTCTGCCACCCGGGGATCGACCGCCGCGCAGCGGCACTACCAGCCAACGCCGCCGATGACATCGAGGCCATCTCCCCGGTCGAAGCCTCCTTTCGCTTCTTGGATCATCTTGCCGAAGCCCTTCAAGCGCGACCGGGGCCTTCGCTTGCCGAGCACCCGGTGATTCTCACCGTGCCGGCGTCCTTCGATGCCGCAGCTCGCGACTTGACAGTGGAGGCGGCCTACGCCGCGGGTTTGGATCAGCTGACGCTGCTCGAGGAGCCGCAAGCTGCTCTCTACGCCTGGTTGGCGGCGCATCAAGCGAACTTTCGCGACCACTTGCGCCCCGACGACGTCGTGTTGGTCATCGACATCGGGGGCGGCACGACCGACTTCTCTGCCATTCGTTGTGTGGAGCGCAACGGCGAGCTCGAGCTGGAGCGGGTTGCCGTCGGGGATCACATCTTGCTCGGCGGGGACAACATGGATCTCACGCTGGCTCATGTCGCCCTCCAGCGAGCGCGAGGCGGCGGCGGAACTCAGGACCGGCTGCAGCTCGCGTCGCTGGCACACGCATGTCGAAACGCAAAAGAGCGACTGTTCGCCGAACCAGAGCTGCAGTCGGTGCCGGTCGCGGTCGCCGGCCGCGGTTCCGCCTTGATGGGCAACGTCGTCCGAAGCGAGGTGACACGCGCCGACGTGGAGTCTTCGCTGATTCAAGGCTTCTTTCCCAGGGTGGATGCCGCAGCGCAGCCGGCTCAACGCGCGCGCACCGGATTGACGCGCCTCGGGTTGCCCTATGCGTCGGACCCCGCGATCACCAAGCACCTGGCTGCGTTCTTGTGCAAGAATGCGGAGTTGGGCTCCAGCTCCACCCTGCTGCGCCCCACCGCCGTGCTCTTCAACGGTGGCGTGGTGAAGGCGCAGGCGGTGCGCGACTGCATCGTGCAGACCCTCAACGGCTGGCTGGAGCGCGATGGTGCTCCAGCGCTGCGCGTTCTGCCCGGCGACGACCCAGAGCTGGCAGTGGCCCGTGGCGCAGCGTTCTATGCACGCGTGCGAGCCGGCAAGGGCCTGCGCATTCGCGGCGGGACGGCGCGGGCCTACTACATCGGAATCGAGAGCCCGGCCCCGGCGGTGCCTGGCCTAGAACCCCCGATGATCGCGATGTGTGTCTCGCCCTTCGGTATGGAAGAGGGGACGCACGCCGAACTTCCTGCCCACGAACTGGGCGTCATCGTCGGTGAACCCGTGCAGTTTCGCTTCTTCGGATCCACCGCGCGACGACATGACGCTGCCGGCGCCACCCTGGAGAGCTGGAGCGACGCGGAACTGCAAGAGCTGTCGCCCCTCGAAGTGACACTACCCGCGGAGGGGCGTGAAGCAGGTGACGTCGTACCCGTACACTTGGAAGCCCAGGTGACGCCCGTGGGCACGCTGCTGCTCGAGGCCGTTCCCTTCGAGCCCAAGCAAGCCGACGAGCGCTGGAAAGTGGAGCTTGGCGTTCGCAGTCACGACAGCGATTGA
- a CDS encoding Hsp70 family protein, producing MSLPVLGIDLGTTHTVVASAPLGRPPEVFPVSQWVSATEQDARALLPSYLFAPLPGEAVSDPWGDAPWILGHHARQRGQEVPTRLISSAKSWLSHARVDRQAPILPWGSDANEFNRLSPVDASARLLAHVRSAWDAAHPDSPAASLPVVIVTVPASFDQVARELTVDAAARAGLKVRLLEEPQAAFYDLWSRLGARALPDEDDALVLVVDVGGGTTDLTLISVVRQPETVKLRRLAVGKHLLLGGDNIDLALAHLAESRLAAKGSRLEPQRFAQLVLACRNAKERLLSQDAPESVRVAVLGAGSALVGSTLKTDLGRDEVRSLVLNGFVPLVGKEESVKPTRAGLMAFGLPYEHDPAITRHIASFLARHAPEGRAPDAVLLNGGLFHSAVLAERVLEVIAHFGGAPRCLPGADPDLAVARGAVAHAHALLGSGTLIGGGSAHGFFVALSEQSETPRAVCVVPRGAQEGARHVIDRKFALRVGEPVRFEVYTTDRGTCDAGSVVQLDHEEYVRLAPIAATLPAQGDATEIVVQLSGELSPVGTVELECLDIDAGDDPTAHHRLSFDTRGETPEEAPEDVARKSLRPGRAPSMRPEGPRFEEACAAVDLVFGKSRSDVKERTVKELWRTLEKLLGDRSSWSGELSRSLFDVLSPNSKSRTRSAAHERVFWMLAGFTLRPGYGHPLDASRIKRIAPLFEAGLSFPDEARGWQQLWIAWRRLAGGLDEALQTRIRDRIDPFLAPAGQGPKRPKGYKPQAADEMLELAAALERVPAERRAQLGEWLIERTWSERNPRLWSVIGKLGARVPTYASAHYVVAPRVAESWLSHALGEKWDEQPLAARAARDLARVSGDRARDLSVEVRERVAKALDAFGADADWSRSVRELVPLADADRAEFFGAELPLGLRLAD from the coding sequence GTGAGCCTGCCCGTCCTCGGCATCGATCTGGGAACCACGCACACCGTGGTGGCAAGCGCGCCCTTGGGTCGACCTCCCGAGGTGTTCCCCGTTTCGCAGTGGGTGTCGGCCACTGAGCAGGATGCGCGCGCACTGTTGCCCTCGTATCTGTTTGCGCCTCTGCCCGGCGAAGCGGTGTCCGACCCTTGGGGTGACGCGCCATGGATCCTCGGGCACCACGCTCGACAGCGCGGCCAAGAAGTGCCGACTCGCTTGATCTCCAGCGCGAAGAGCTGGCTCAGTCACGCACGCGTCGACAGGCAAGCGCCGATTCTTCCCTGGGGCAGCGACGCGAACGAGTTCAATCGACTCTCGCCCGTGGATGCGAGCGCTCGCTTGCTGGCTCACGTGCGAAGCGCGTGGGACGCGGCGCACCCCGACTCGCCCGCGGCGAGTTTGCCTGTGGTCATCGTCACGGTCCCCGCATCCTTCGACCAGGTTGCACGCGAGCTGACCGTCGACGCTGCAGCGCGAGCAGGATTGAAAGTGCGCTTGCTGGAGGAACCGCAGGCTGCGTTTTACGATTTGTGGTCGCGGCTCGGTGCCCGGGCGCTGCCGGACGAAGACGACGCGCTCGTACTCGTGGTCGACGTCGGGGGCGGCACGACGGACCTCACGCTGATCTCCGTCGTGCGCCAACCAGAGACGGTCAAGCTACGCCGATTGGCCGTGGGCAAGCACTTGCTCCTGGGCGGCGACAACATCGATCTCGCGTTGGCGCATCTGGCGGAGTCACGGCTTGCAGCCAAGGGCAGCCGACTCGAACCGCAACGCTTTGCACAACTCGTGCTCGCTTGCCGCAACGCCAAGGAACGCCTGCTATCTCAGGATGCACCGGAGTCCGTGCGAGTCGCGGTCTTGGGCGCCGGTTCGGCGCTGGTAGGCTCCACCCTGAAGACGGATTTGGGGCGTGACGAAGTGCGGAGCCTGGTGCTGAATGGCTTCGTGCCTCTGGTCGGAAAGGAGGAGTCCGTCAAACCCACGCGGGCCGGGCTGATGGCTTTCGGCCTGCCCTACGAACACGACCCCGCCATCACGCGCCACATCGCCAGCTTTCTCGCGCGCCACGCGCCGGAGGGACGTGCGCCCGACGCGGTGCTGCTGAATGGAGGCTTGTTCCACTCCGCGGTCCTCGCAGAGCGCGTGCTCGAAGTGATTGCGCACTTCGGGGGGGCACCTCGCTGCTTACCCGGCGCAGATCCAGATCTGGCGGTCGCACGCGGAGCGGTGGCCCACGCTCACGCGCTGCTCGGCAGTGGCACGCTGATAGGCGGCGGCTCTGCCCACGGCTTTTTCGTCGCGCTCTCGGAGCAGTCCGAGACCCCGCGCGCCGTCTGTGTCGTTCCCCGCGGTGCGCAAGAAGGCGCACGCCACGTCATCGACCGCAAGTTCGCGCTGCGGGTGGGTGAGCCCGTGCGCTTCGAGGTCTACACCACGGACCGCGGCACTTGCGACGCAGGCAGCGTGGTCCAGCTGGATCACGAGGAGTACGTGCGGCTCGCTCCCATTGCTGCGACGCTTCCCGCCCAGGGCGATGCAACCGAGATCGTCGTTCAGTTGAGCGGAGAGCTCTCGCCCGTCGGCACCGTGGAGCTCGAGTGCCTGGATATCGACGCTGGTGACGACCCAACCGCCCACCATCGGCTTTCCTTCGACACGCGGGGCGAAACGCCGGAAGAAGCGCCCGAAGACGTCGCGCGCAAGAGCCTGCGCCCTGGGCGTGCGCCTAGCATGCGACCCGAGGGCCCTCGCTTCGAAGAGGCCTGCGCCGCCGTGGACCTCGTCTTCGGCAAGAGCCGCAGCGACGTCAAAGAACGCACGGTCAAGGAGCTGTGGCGCACCCTGGAGAAGCTGCTCGGAGACCGCAGCAGCTGGAGCGGCGAGCTATCGCGATCGCTCTTCGACGTCCTGTCCCCCAACTCCAAGAGCCGAACTCGATCCGCCGCTCACGAGCGCGTGTTCTGGATGTTGGCGGGTTTCACGTTGCGCCCTGGCTACGGGCATCCTCTGGACGCCAGTCGCATCAAGCGCATTGCGCCTCTGTTCGAGGCGGGACTGTCCTTTCCCGACGAGGCCCGCGGCTGGCAGCAACTGTGGATCGCTTGGCGACGCTTGGCAGGAGGCTTGGACGAGGCGCTGCAAACGCGCATTCGCGATCGCATCGATCCCTTCTTGGCGCCAGCGGGACAAGGCCCCAAGCGACCAAAGGGTTACAAGCCCCAGGCCGCGGACGAAATGCTGGAGCTGGCTGCAGCCCTCGAGCGCGTGCCCGCAGAGCGTCGCGCACAACTCGGCGAGTGGTTGATCGAGCGAACCTGGTCGGAGCGCAATCCTCGCCTGTGGTCGGTCATCGGTAAGTTGGGAGCACGAGTTCCAACCTACGCCAGCGCTCACTATGTCGTTGCACCACGCGTTGCGGAAAGCTGGCTCTCCCATGCGCTAGGGGAAAAGTGGGACGAGCAACCCCTTGCTGCACGCGCGGCGCGCGACTTGGCACGCGTGAGCGGCGACCGCGCCCGAGATTTGAGCGTCGAAGTTCGCGAGCGGGTCGCCAAAGCGCTCGACGCGTTTGGCGCGGATGCGGACTGGTCTCGCAGCGTGCGTGAGCTGGTACCCTTGGCGGACGCGGATCGCGCGGAGTTCTTCGGTGCCGAGCTGCCCCTGGGCCTGCGGCTTGCGGACTAG